One part of the Magnetovibrio sp. PR-2 genome encodes these proteins:
- a CDS encoding DegT/DnrJ/EryC1/StrS family aminotransferase, which translates to MSQDTLSAFALGGVLEGFDLQELIQPPLSNPKVRFRNLAVENDELRHKLLAAVDDVLKSGQLIMGAAVRDMEEKLAAYCQTNHCIGVSSGTSAIYVALAGKGVGPGDEVITTSLSAIGTATAIMATGAKPVFVDIGEDLNINADLIEGAITPLTKAILPVHYTGRLCDMDKIMAVAHKHDLIVVEDASQAWGAKNHLGYAGAIGDSGAISTSQMKILNSYGEAGIILTADIDYADEMVSIRYLGMVNREVCVFPTMNHKIDTLQAAMMMAGFDLVEGYIQRRLEIAMRYHDGLHDVVNCPEPPKSLEDRTCVFFDYTVYTPERSRLRLWMEEKGVEVKIRHPLSFIDQPCFQDLPKPDAPVVQRLVHEILSLPIHEKMTNDDVDYVIEAVRSYFRA; encoded by the coding sequence ATGAGCCAAGACACACTATCCGCATTTGCTTTGGGCGGTGTTCTGGAAGGCTTCGATCTCCAAGAACTGATCCAGCCGCCTTTAAGCAATCCCAAAGTGCGCTTTCGCAATCTTGCCGTGGAAAACGATGAACTGCGTCACAAGCTTTTAGCAGCGGTTGACGATGTGCTCAAAAGCGGTCAGTTGATCATGGGGGCTGCGGTTCGGGACATGGAAGAAAAGCTTGCGGCCTATTGTCAAACGAACCATTGCATTGGCGTCAGTTCAGGAACCAGCGCGATTTATGTTGCACTGGCAGGAAAAGGTGTCGGCCCAGGTGATGAAGTCATCACGACGTCCCTGTCTGCAATCGGCACGGCAACGGCCATTATGGCTACAGGCGCAAAGCCGGTGTTCGTCGACATTGGTGAAGACCTCAACATCAATGCTGACCTCATCGAAGGCGCCATCACGCCACTTACAAAAGCGATCTTGCCCGTTCATTACACTGGTCGCTTGTGCGACATGGACAAAATCATGGCGGTGGCGCACAAGCACGACCTCATTGTCGTAGAGGACGCCAGCCAAGCTTGGGGGGCAAAAAATCATTTGGGCTATGCGGGTGCCATCGGCGACAGCGGTGCGATCAGCACCAGCCAAATGAAAATCCTCAACAGCTATGGCGAGGCGGGGATCATTCTGACTGCGGACATAGACTATGCCGACGAAATGGTCTCCATTCGCTATCTCGGCATGGTGAATAGGGAAGTTTGTGTTTTCCCCACCATGAACCATAAAATCGATACCCTACAGGCGGCCATGATGATGGCTGGGTTCGATTTGGTGGAGGGCTATATCCAACGCCGCTTGGAAATTGCCATGCGCTATCACGATGGGCTGCACGATGTTGTGAACTGTCCGGAGCCTCCAAAGTCCTTGGAAGACCGCACATGTGTGTTTTTCGATTACACCGTCTATACACCCGAACGGTCCCGGCTGCGCTTGTGGATGGAAGAGAAGGGGGTTGAGGTCAAAATTCGCCATCCTTTGTCATTTATTGATCAGCCCTGTTTCCAAGATCTGCCAAAACCCGATGCCCCGGTCGTACAAAGACTGGTTCATGAAATTCTCAGTTTGCCAATCCATGAAAAAATGACGAACGATGATGTAGATTATGTCATAGAGGCTGTACGCAGCTATTTCAGGGCATGA
- a CDS encoding radical SAM/SPASM domain-containing protein, giving the protein MNQERKTETRLQTRQEREAFILRRQCGQSLNEFERFPQYVNIETTNTCNARCIMCGIDFDERPLVHLDDEIFEKILKELSHWTAHIRKANLFSDNEPLLDRKLGSKIKALKEIGIQTVAISTNASALTAKRSQELLDAGLDEIYINIDSLVPEIYEDIRVGLKFEKVYANTLKFIELRDVSNAHTVVRVQMVLQKLNEAESDHFAQHWTPILSAGDHIVVHRAHNWGGTVETLAQDGDDDINSYPCTSLWSNVMIHADGLVALCSVDTKQNSPFTLGDMRFQTIEEIWTGDDIRMMRKRHLSNERTGHPLCDGCTTWRECKSDIHTVVGPHDKDTE; this is encoded by the coding sequence ATGAACCAAGAACGCAAAACAGAGACACGGTTGCAGACACGCCAGGAAAGGGAAGCCTTCATCCTGCGCCGCCAGTGCGGCCAATCTCTGAATGAGTTCGAACGCTTTCCCCAATATGTAAACATTGAAACGACAAACACATGCAATGCCCGTTGCATTATGTGCGGCATTGATTTCGACGAGCGCCCTTTGGTTCATCTCGATGATGAGATTTTCGAAAAAATTCTCAAAGAGCTGAGCCACTGGACGGCGCACATTCGAAAAGCCAATCTCTTTTCCGACAACGAACCGTTATTGGATCGCAAGCTTGGATCCAAAATCAAAGCTCTGAAAGAGATCGGCATTCAGACCGTTGCCATCTCAACCAATGCAAGTGCGTTGACCGCCAAACGCTCTCAAGAGCTCTTGGATGCAGGGCTGGATGAAATATATATCAATATCGATTCACTGGTTCCCGAGATATACGAAGATATTCGTGTCGGCCTGAAGTTTGAAAAAGTGTATGCAAATACGCTGAAGTTCATTGAGCTGCGGGATGTTTCAAACGCCCATACCGTTGTGCGCGTGCAAATGGTGCTACAGAAATTGAACGAAGCCGAAAGCGATCACTTTGCCCAGCATTGGACGCCCATACTCAGCGCGGGCGATCACATTGTCGTTCACCGGGCCCACAATTGGGGTGGTACGGTGGAAACTCTGGCACAAGACGGTGATGATGACATCAATTCTTATCCTTGCACGTCTTTGTGGTCCAACGTCATGATCCATGCGGACGGGCTTGTTGCTTTGTGTTCCGTCGACACCAAACAAAACAGCCCCTTTACACTTGGTGATATGCGCTTTCAAACGATAGAAGAGATATGGACAGGTGATGACATCCGCATGATGCGTAAACGACATTTGTCAAATGAACGCACAGGCCACCCCCTTTGTGATGGATGTACAACGTGGCGTGAATGCAAATCAGATATTCATACCGTTGTTGGCCCGCATGACAAAGATACCGAATAG
- a CDS encoding class I SAM-dependent methyltransferase, with amino-acid sequence MTKQDENDVNEDEPYIGFYTKNKISPVHQNISDLEKHFSRRDYLYRTLGVPPYALEGKSVVEFAPGSGHNALYTMSLSPKRYLLVDMNTTGIDEGKALLKEYYPNADCYEFVRSKIQDFQSVEKFDVVICEGAVPNQTDSAAFARHVGSFVKPGGMLVITVCDNVGVLSELIRRLIAEKICPSSEPFDTRLEAVRSIFAPHFEAISGTSRPLDHWLMDNIIQKWLYPVFAVDEAIEALQDAFEVYGTSPQFLTDWRWHKQIHGDEAGLNERAIEQYKVHGISFINGSRLLPPVIVQDADVIRQHAQKIWDYMIEIQDGNTDLWQMVADSCNTIAASLQAYDTQTSEAIKEAAVFFEREGKVDPQAHFDKFTSLFGQGQQYISFVRKRDLIPTANA; translated from the coding sequence ATGACGAAACAAGATGAAAATGATGTGAATGAAGATGAACCCTACATCGGGTTTTATACGAAAAATAAAATTTCCCCAGTTCATCAAAACATCAGCGACTTGGAAAAACATTTCAGTCGAAGGGACTATTTGTATCGCACCTTAGGCGTTCCGCCTTATGCGCTAGAGGGTAAATCTGTCGTAGAATTTGCACCAGGTTCCGGGCACAACGCTTTATACACAATGAGCTTGTCACCAAAGCGCTATCTCTTGGTCGATATGAATACAACCGGCATTGACGAAGGCAAGGCTTTGTTAAAGGAGTACTACCCTAACGCTGATTGCTATGAATTTGTGCGGTCCAAAATCCAGGACTTTCAATCTGTAGAAAAATTTGACGTCGTGATTTGTGAAGGGGCGGTCCCCAACCAAACGGATTCCGCCGCTTTCGCCAGGCATGTGGGCTCTTTTGTGAAGCCTGGTGGCATGTTGGTGATAACCGTCTGTGATAATGTTGGTGTGTTGTCAGAGCTCATCCGTCGATTGATCGCAGAGAAAATCTGTCCATCAAGTGAGCCTTTTGATACGCGCCTGGAGGCGGTTCGGTCCATATTTGCGCCTCACTTTGAGGCGATCTCTGGAACCAGCCGCCCTCTTGATCATTGGCTTATGGATAACATCATCCAAAAATGGCTCTACCCCGTCTTTGCGGTTGATGAAGCCATTGAGGCCCTGCAAGACGCGTTCGAAGTTTATGGAACGTCGCCTCAGTTCTTGACGGATTGGCGTTGGCACAAACAAATTCACGGTGACGAGGCCGGGTTGAACGAACGGGCGATCGAACAATACAAAGTCCATGGCATTTCATTCATAAATGGAAGCCGTTTATTGCCCCCGGTCATAGTGCAAGATGCAGACGTTATTCGACAGCATGCACAAAAGATCTGGGATTACATGATCGAAATTCAGGACGGTAATACCGATCTGTGGCAAATGGTGGCTGATAGCTGCAACACAATTGCGGCATCTCTACAAGCATACGACACGCAAACATCCGAAGCGATTAAAGAGGCTGCAGTCTTTTTTGAGCGTGAAGGCAAGGTTGATCCGCAGGCACATTTTGACAAGTTCACGTCCTTGTTCGGTCAAGGCCAGCAATATATCAGCTTTGTCCGTAAGCGCGATTTAATCCCCACGGCTAATGCTTGA
- a CDS encoding class I SAM-dependent methyltransferase has product MSKFSTKGDKTKTHAAWDAVTSRDPSHQDPNEKIDLGPSASVTFKNDPKMLLFTLSRYKFVAKMLRGARNVLEIGCQEGIGARLVAKDVGSYTGIDFFTPYIDECQSGSPTTIDNAQFLAHDILDGPVAGEFDAAFCIDVIEHIANEDEPAFLKNVLSSLTEHGTMIVGAPTLESQQYASAGSKMGHINCKSGEQFQNDMDAYFHNTFLFGMNDEVIHTGYNPMCQYHFLICTGPKRL; this is encoded by the coding sequence ATGAGTAAGTTTTCCACAAAAGGCGATAAAACAAAAACCCACGCAGCATGGGATGCGGTGACGTCTCGCGATCCGTCACATCAAGATCCCAATGAAAAAATTGATTTGGGGCCATCCGCAAGTGTGACGTTCAAGAACGATCCCAAGATGTTGCTGTTTACGCTTTCGCGCTACAAGTTCGTGGCGAAGATGCTCCGGGGGGCTCGCAATGTCTTGGAAATTGGATGCCAAGAAGGTATCGGCGCACGCTTGGTGGCGAAGGATGTCGGATCATACACCGGGATCGATTTTTTTACGCCTTATATCGATGAATGCCAATCGGGCAGTCCTACGACGATCGATAATGCTCAATTCTTGGCGCATGATATTTTGGACGGCCCCGTTGCGGGGGAATTTGATGCAGCGTTTTGTATCGATGTGATTGAACATATCGCCAACGAAGACGAGCCGGCTTTTCTCAAGAACGTGCTCTCGTCTTTGACAGAACATGGCACCATGATTGTCGGCGCCCCGACACTTGAAAGCCAGCAGTATGCCTCTGCGGGTTCTAAAATGGGACACATCAATTGCAAATCCGGCGAACAATTTCAAAATGATATGGATGCATACTTCCACAACACATTTTTGTTCGGGATGAATGATGAGGTTATCCATACGGGCTATAACCCAATGTGCCAATATCACTTTCTGATTTGCACAGGCCCCAAACGCTTATAG
- a CDS encoding B12-binding domain-containing radical SAM protein, protein MNILFISPSTMPLYEQEQLLGHTNKNLTPKFETPTGLIELASYTRNKFDFAKFEMLDLAKELFLYKRNYADTEPTSTDDFFNKHLGTIDYVPDIVGISVLFSSSYMSTLKLSSLIKTKWPNTKVVIGGGHPTFFHAKTFEDSPDIDYVFIGEAELAFGTFVERAYDVKTGNLDGLCVDDIAGLYDRAKVEADSQKGITSAVFGETLVDLDEIGLPAYDLMDLETYRNFSNASAKGAIGVMMERGCPFSCTYCASMVIHGGRIRTKSNDRIIADLRYLRDDCGFETIILWDDLLAARKTKFTALVKQILEEKVNEGLSFTMPSGLSVRVMDNDLIETICSLGFDYIRIMIESGSEDAQENIVKKKVNLDKARSLIAHARTQDVKVETNILFGFPGETRAHMQETIDYIKTIDVDWIQVFSLLPLPGTEAFHGFVKMGKLDPQNIDWDRCGYAAREFDTEEISAQELTELVYDVNIFTNFFGNRNMLNGRYQRAADYFSSMVLRNYDFHVPALYMRSMAYAKLGNQEMAQKDLNQAVDQIKTSDIARSLWERYGSKMPELMEKVPEEFKANVAEAPPSVNTGFVF, encoded by the coding sequence ATGAACATTCTTTTTATCAGCCCCAGCACCATGCCGTTGTACGAACAAGAACAGTTGCTGGGCCATACCAACAAAAACTTGACGCCGAAGTTTGAAACACCAACGGGCTTAATTGAACTCGCTTCGTACACCCGCAATAAGTTCGACTTCGCCAAGTTTGAAATGTTGGACCTTGCTAAAGAGTTGTTTCTGTACAAACGCAACTACGCCGACACGGAACCAACCTCTACGGATGACTTCTTCAATAAACACCTAGGCACAATTGATTATGTCCCGGACATTGTAGGTATATCTGTTCTGTTTTCATCGTCATATATGTCTACGTTGAAGTTAAGCAGCCTGATCAAGACAAAGTGGCCCAACACCAAAGTCGTTATTGGAGGCGGTCACCCAACCTTTTTTCATGCCAAGACTTTTGAAGATTCGCCGGACATCGATTATGTCTTTATCGGCGAAGCTGAACTGGCTTTCGGAACGTTTGTGGAGCGAGCCTATGACGTTAAAACCGGGAACTTAGATGGGCTTTGTGTTGACGACATTGCGGGGCTCTATGACCGGGCAAAGGTTGAAGCTGATTCACAGAAGGGCATAACCAGCGCCGTCTTCGGAGAAACATTGGTCGATCTAGATGAAATTGGGTTGCCCGCCTACGACCTGATGGATTTAGAGACATATCGGAACTTCTCCAACGCCAGCGCCAAAGGGGCTATTGGCGTCATGATGGAGCGCGGCTGCCCGTTCAGTTGTACATATTGCGCATCAATGGTGATCCATGGCGGACGCATCCGCACGAAATCAAACGACCGAATCATCGCAGACTTACGTTACCTGCGTGATGATTGCGGTTTTGAAACCATCATCCTTTGGGACGACCTATTGGCCGCACGAAAAACTAAATTCACAGCATTGGTGAAGCAAATTCTTGAAGAGAAAGTCAATGAAGGACTTTCCTTCACCATGCCCAGCGGTTTGAGTGTGCGTGTCATGGACAATGATTTGATTGAAACCATTTGTTCGCTTGGTTTTGATTATATCCGCATCATGATCGAGTCCGGTTCCGAAGACGCTCAAGAAAACATCGTCAAGAAAAAGGTCAACCTGGATAAAGCGCGAAGTCTGATTGCTCACGCACGCACACAAGATGTGAAAGTGGAAACCAACATCTTGTTCGGTTTCCCCGGTGAAACCCGCGCACATATGCAAGAAACCATCGACTATATCAAGACCATTGATGTGGACTGGATTCAGGTCTTTTCACTCCTCCCCCTTCCTGGAACCGAAGCCTTTCATGGCTTTGTCAAAATGGGAAAATTGGATCCGCAAAACATCGACTGGGACCGTTGTGGATACGCCGCCCGAGAATTCGACACGGAAGAGATTTCGGCGCAAGAGCTGACGGAGTTGGTTTATGACGTCAATATCTTCACGAATTTCTTTGGCAATCGGAACATGCTCAATGGCCGTTATCAACGTGCAGCCGATTATTTCAGCAGCATGGTTCTGAGAAACTACGATTTCCACGTCCCTGCTCTTTATATGCGCTCAATGGCGTATGCAAAACTCGGCAATCAAGAAATGGCTCAAAAGGATTTGAACCAGGCCGTTGACCAAATCAAAACCTCAGATATCGCCCGCAGCCTTTGGGAACGCTATGGCTCCAAAATGCCGGAACTGATGGAGAAGGTTCCGGAAGAATTCAAAGCCAATGTGGCCGAAGCTCCCCCGTCTGTAAACACGGGTTTTGTGTTTTAA
- a CDS encoding class I adenylate-forming enzyme family protein, whose product MGSLYSQFQIQAQRHADKTALIYEGNTYTYAEILNRADKWAEHFCQIQPARPRVAILTDHPLHIISATLGLAKIDGVSIPSNSSMHPDQLSPIWRACDVNIVLREPYQSDLGTQHKLPGVIEVSPGDEDASTGTQQNLVRKSAETDFLITFSSGSTGQPKPIVISQDVKLKRAQQAWDMYELTSEDVVLCASPFYHSLGQRHVFVALLMGATLVYMKRFTPRDWLALVAKHKVTFFTAVSTHLYALKDSLMDNVDQLKSLKTIVTSSAPIDAQFKEDLYKAINCQFHEIYGTSEVACATNLFPRDARTKSATVGSLCDGVDLKILDQDRMAVGMGEVGEIAVRSPLAFEGYYQQPERTAASFHDNYFLTGDLGFIDESGFLTYLTRQKDIIISGGINIYPKDIEETLSRHERLKEIAVIGVVDDLLGEVIVAVCVTPNQENLEKELRKIANDTLAPFQRPLKYFFVDSLPLTSSGKVSKKTLRETYSPLNQGWTDPLRYLLYGQ is encoded by the coding sequence ATGGGCAGCCTTTATTCTCAATTTCAAATTCAGGCCCAACGCCATGCTGACAAGACGGCGTTGATCTATGAGGGGAATACTTATACCTACGCAGAAATCCTAAACCGGGCGGATAAGTGGGCAGAACACTTCTGCCAAATCCAACCCGCTCGCCCCCGCGTCGCCATTTTAACCGACCATCCTTTGCACATCATATCCGCCACTTTAGGGTTGGCGAAAATTGATGGGGTCAGCATCCCGTCTAATTCGTCAATGCACCCAGATCAGCTCAGCCCCATTTGGCGGGCATGCGATGTGAACATCGTTCTTCGAGAACCATATCAATCCGACTTGGGCACACAGCACAAGCTTCCCGGCGTCATCGAAGTGTCGCCCGGTGATGAAGACGCCTCGACCGGCACACAACAAAATTTGGTGCGTAAATCTGCAGAAACTGATTTTTTGATCACCTTTTCTTCAGGTTCGACAGGCCAGCCTAAACCCATCGTCATCTCCCAAGATGTGAAGCTGAAACGCGCCCAACAAGCCTGGGACATGTATGAACTGACGTCTGAAGATGTGGTGCTGTGTGCGTCGCCGTTCTATCATTCTCTCGGCCAGCGCCATGTTTTTGTCGCCCTGTTGATGGGCGCAACCTTGGTCTATATGAAACGCTTCACACCCCGCGACTGGTTAGCGCTTGTGGCCAAACACAAGGTCACGTTTTTCACAGCGGTCTCGACCCACCTGTACGCGCTGAAAGACAGTTTGATGGACAATGTCGATCAACTGAAGTCTCTCAAAACCATCGTGACCTCTTCGGCACCCATTGATGCACAATTCAAAGAAGACCTGTACAAGGCGATAAACTGTCAATTCCATGAAATTTACGGCACGTCCGAAGTCGCGTGCGCAACCAACCTGTTTCCACGCGATGCCCGGACAAAGTCTGCGACTGTTGGATCGCTTTGTGATGGTGTCGATCTCAAGATATTGGATCAAGACAGGATGGCGGTCGGCATGGGTGAAGTCGGGGAAATTGCGGTTCGATCTCCGCTTGCGTTTGAAGGGTATTATCAGCAGCCAGAACGCACCGCTGCATCCTTCCACGACAATTATTTTTTAACAGGGGACCTTGGCTTTATCGACGAAAGCGGTTTTCTGACCTATCTCACTCGGCAAAAAGACATCATCATTTCGGGTGGCATTAACATTTACCCCAAAGACATTGAAGAAACACTATCGCGCCATGAACGTCTCAAAGAAATCGCGGTCATTGGTGTGGTAGATGACTTGCTTGGTGAAGTCATTGTTGCCGTCTGTGTGACGCCAAACCAAGAGAACCTGGAAAAAGAACTGAGAAAAATCGCTAACGACACCCTTGCGCCGTTTCAACGCCCCTTAAAATATTTCTTCGTCGATAGCCTGCCGCTCACCAGTTCCGGGAAAGTCTCCAAAAAAACTTTACGCGAAACGTATAGCCCCCTGAACCAGGGCTGGACAGACCCATTGAGGTATCTTCTCTATGGTCAATAA
- a CDS encoding acyl carrier protein: MSDIQSEIIKYIYANASHEISEIGVSTNFAEDGLLDSFAILNLIMTLEAEYEIKFQPHELADPALRTVGALTQCVVEKMK, encoded by the coding sequence ATGAGCGACATTCAATCCGAAATTATCAAATATATTTATGCAAACGCCAGCCACGAAATCAGCGAGATCGGCGTGAGTACAAATTTCGCCGAAGACGGCCTGTTGGATTCCTTTGCAATACTCAACTTAATCATGACGCTCGAGGCTGAGTACGAGATCAAATTTCAACCCCACGAATTGGCAGACCCCGCCCTCAGAACGGTTGGCGCGCTTACACAGTGTGTGGTTGAAAAAATGAAATAA
- the pseI gene encoding pseudaminic acid synthase, with protein sequence MKPITIGDKVIGHDCPTYMIAELSGNHGGDLNNCVELLHAACDAGADAIKIQAYTPDTITLNCDNEDFSIAPDNAWASYGNLYNLYRYAHTPWDWFPTLFAVAQQRGVELFGSVFDETSVDALQAHDCKAYKIASPEIIDTGLLTKVAKTGKPVIVSTGLANLSDIDEAVKFLRNAGCEDIILLKCTTAYPTPPREVNLRTIQHLEDTFHCLSGLSDHSEGIGISIGAVAMGAHVIEKHVKLETNEETVDSFFSLTPSEFKTLIQEIRRVEAAIGEVDYALSPEALKNKNGRRSLYISADVQQGEPFSEDNIKSVRPGYGLHPKYKNQVIGRTAKRDLKLGDRLTWDVIDS encoded by the coding sequence ATGAAACCCATCACAATTGGGGACAAAGTCATTGGACATGATTGCCCGACATACATGATTGCGGAACTGTCCGGCAATCATGGCGGCGATCTGAATAACTGTGTAGAGCTGCTTCACGCTGCATGTGATGCGGGTGCCGACGCCATCAAAATACAAGCCTACACACCCGATACGATAACGCTGAATTGCGACAACGAAGATTTTAGCATCGCACCTGACAATGCGTGGGCATCTTACGGAAACTTATACAATCTCTACCGTTATGCGCACACGCCCTGGGATTGGTTCCCCACTTTGTTTGCGGTTGCTCAACAGCGTGGCGTGGAGTTGTTCGGATCGGTTTTTGACGAAACGTCTGTTGACGCCTTGCAAGCCCACGACTGCAAAGCCTACAAGATCGCATCGCCGGAAATCATCGACACGGGATTGCTGACAAAGGTCGCAAAGACGGGAAAGCCTGTCATTGTGTCCACCGGATTGGCGAACCTAAGCGACATCGATGAAGCTGTGAAGTTTTTGCGCAATGCAGGCTGTGAAGACATCATCTTGTTGAAGTGCACCACGGCTTACCCAACCCCACCCCGTGAGGTGAACTTGCGCACCATTCAACACCTGGAAGACACGTTCCACTGCCTGTCGGGCCTTTCCGATCATTCGGAAGGTATTGGTATATCGATCGGTGCGGTCGCCATGGGCGCCCACGTCATCGAAAAGCATGTGAAGCTGGAAACCAACGAAGAAACCGTCGACAGTTTTTTCTCCCTTACCCCTTCGGAGTTTAAAACACTCATCCAAGAAATACGCCGCGTCGAAGCCGCGATTGGTGAGGTTGATTATGCTTTGTCCCCTGAAGCCCTAAAAAACAAAAATGGGCGACGGTCTCTCTATATAAGCGCCGACGTACAACAAGGTGAACCGTTTAGCGAAGACAACATTAAATCCGTCCGTCCAGGGTACGGCCTACATCCCAAATATAAAAATCAAGTCATCGGGCGCACGGCGAAACGTGACCTCAAATTGGGTGACCGGCTAACCTGGGACGTCATTGACAGCTAG
- a CDS encoding Gfo/Idh/MocA family protein — MSPPNSPKILSLGFIGGSMTSAVGYTHFVSSQLDHRWKVVSGCFSHDENQSNATALEWQISKDKTYSDWRAYIAAEKENLDAVAVLTPTPDHADIVCALIENGVPVICEKAMAADLQQSATIKDALNRHQGFLAMTYNYSGYPLLRVLRKHVENGDLGTLKQIQIEMPSDAFVQPEERMSPQHWRLKDGPIPTILLDLAVHLHQLCSFLTALKPQSVQADFHHDSTFEGIVDDAYLWVRYENDFRASLWVSKTALGYRNGLKLRLFGDQASAEWLQEEPERLHIFQKDTTRTTYDRGNCQHPDEIRERFKPGHPAGFVEAFANLYADIADALEQQRVSGSHTSPYVFGWDHADEGLRLLQTASNANTHKTWQDLVTEGWQ; from the coding sequence ATGTCGCCACCCAATAGCCCAAAGATTTTATCACTTGGCTTTATTGGTGGCTCAATGACCTCCGCAGTCGGTTACACCCATTTTGTATCCAGCCAGCTCGACCACCGTTGGAAAGTCGTATCTGGCTGCTTCAGCCATGACGAAAACCAATCGAATGCAACCGCTCTTGAATGGCAAATCTCAAAAGACAAAACCTATAGCGATTGGCGCGCATACATCGCTGCGGAAAAGGAAAACCTAGACGCGGTCGCCGTGCTGACGCCAACCCCGGACCATGCCGACATTGTCTGCGCCTTAATCGAAAACGGTGTGCCTGTCATATGCGAAAAAGCAATGGCGGCCGATCTTCAACAATCCGCCACCATCAAAGACGCCCTGAACCGACATCAGGGGTTTTTGGCCATGACGTATAACTACAGCGGCTATCCATTGCTGCGCGTCTTGCGAAAACATGTGGAAAATGGAGATTTGGGCACGCTTAAACAGATCCAAATCGAAATGCCTTCTGACGCTTTCGTCCAACCCGAAGAGCGCATGTCCCCGCAACACTGGCGTTTGAAAGATGGGCCTATTCCAACAATCTTGCTGGACTTGGCTGTCCACCTTCATCAGCTGTGCAGTTTCTTAACAGCGTTAAAGCCCCAAAGCGTGCAAGCCGATTTCCATCATGACAGTACATTTGAGGGGATTGTCGATGACGCCTATCTGTGGGTTCGATACGAAAACGATTTTCGCGCATCCCTATGGGTCAGCAAGACCGCCTTGGGCTATCGCAATGGCTTAAAGCTTCGTCTGTTCGGTGACCAAGCCAGTGCTGAGTGGCTTCAAGAAGAACCGGAACGTCTGCATATCTTTCAAAAAGACACCACGCGGACGACTTATGACCGTGGGAATTGTCAGCATCCGGACGAAATCCGCGAACGTTTCAAACCCGGCCATCCGGCTGGATTTGTCGAAGCTTTCGCCAATCTCTATGCAGACATTGCCGATGCCCTCGAACAACAGCGCGTTTCTGGCAGCCACACGTCGCCTTATGTGTTTGGCTGGGACCATGCAGACGAAGGACTTCGCCTGCTGCAAACGGCCAGCAACGCCAATACGCACAAAACTTGGCAGGACCTCGTGACGGAGGGCTGGCAATGA